A single window of bacterium DNA harbors:
- a CDS encoding shikimate dehydrogenase encodes MSRLRFAVIGKPVAHSASPAVHNAAYAAMDLDARMIAVETDDARETILRLRDEGYSGLAVTIPHKEAALAVADGATPTARAAGAANTIVFAAGRIAAENTDVAGIARALASEGIS; translated from the coding sequence ATGTCCCGACTTCGCTTCGCCGTCATCGGTAAACCCGTCGCGCACTCCGCGAGTCCCGCCGTGCATAACGCGGCTTACGCCGCGATGGACCTCGATGCCCGGATGATCGCGGTGGAAACCGACGACGCGCGCGAGACGATCTTGCGTCTGCGGGATGAAGGATACAGCGGCCTCGCCGTCACGATTCCGCACAAGGAGGCGGCGCTTGCCGTTGCCGACGGCGCGACGCCAACGGCCCGCGCGGCCGGCGCGGCCAACACAATCGTGTTCGCCGCGGGCCGCATCGCGGCGGAAAACACGGATGTCGCGGGTATCGCGCGCGCGCTTGCAAGCGAGGGCATCTCG